In Synergistaceae bacterium, a genomic segment contains:
- a CDS encoding ferredoxin translates to MIIRINLNDCIGCGVCSHVCPENFALDDEKGLAYVISQDYTPLVKEAIDSCPVSAIAYS, encoded by the coding sequence ATGATAATAAGAATTAACTTAAACGATTGTATAGGTTGTGGGGTCTGTTCTCACGTTTGTCCGGAGAATTTTGCTTTAGATGATGAAAAGGGACTCGCCTATGTTATCTCTCAGGACTACACTCCTTTAGTAAAAGAAGCAATTGACAGTTGTCCTGTCTCTGCGATAGCGTATAGTTAA